Proteins from a single region of Actinomycetota bacterium:
- a CDS encoding Ig-like domain-containing protein, which produces MTAAPAGLVHHFFLILLLVALVIGVIMAYAVSRHDDQARDLRLQWTGEKGYDADGVDPDFGAAGEYRFRVDYLDSQNTRPATIQVWVDTNDDGEYQPDEKFPLDATDPKDADFRDGARYATNLELSHYGDGQLSYRFFASSDKDEAAGEPTASRLVTVIGDAPLLTWTAEPGYIVDGVNPDSGPAGDFVFRVDYRQTANEAPTAIQVWIDSDDNGRFSAQEQYSLAPTDLFDIDMVDGKRYSRTLPLSYAGDGNLSYRFYANDGADSAEGAPTAERTVTITRDDDASAWIPYGVAGTGTSYYDSSTGQDYSGGSSEPGGGQDEPGGGTPSDEPDVQDTTRPSSLVSTPQNGSMINGGAADPYIVRGTASDNVAVQRVEISTDGGYSWSLADCTGCSGSSVSWSFDWTLPVDGSFGVVSRAIDTAGNVEAPVVGNSVLVDRTPPMHVTEPLVDALSATAIELSWTPTEDTGGSGLAGYTVERAADAGGSPGGFSQFAVTTDNGYADASLSANSMYWYRLKAFDAAGNESHYCTCVLGYTLPTAPSLTADKTTSTWYATADVTFNNIAGFGPGGVQYYRYSWDQSPTHSFTDTETQWSSGTLTRTSLVTGSWYLHVKSYNSEGASNGTVDYGPYYYDGVAPTGLANQAPLNGAIDQATSILVESGTATDSGSGQIQYYFEVARDSGFTTGLQASGWQSGTSFAPSLDNATTYYWHVKARDGVLNETSYTAAWSFTTTDVAPAAPSIGTPAALSATSVRWNFTDNAGNETGFRVHDALDNIKASSASPDLSFLDEAGLAANTSYTRHVHAYNGAGDSVASSSASIYTLPAAPSLTADKTTSTWYATADVTFTNIAGFGPGGVEHYRYAWDQNPTHSFTDTETQWSSGTLMKTANLNGGWYLHVKSYNVDGASNGTDDYGPYNYDGSAPSVTSFTATTPSNSPNIPITSFNATDNIAVTGYQITTSPTAPLAGDGGWQGAAQANYTVAADGTYTLYPWAKDAAGNVTAVFDTPRTVVVDTIPPTVDSTLPGNGATAVGLNSSVSVYFSEDVDCSTVNTTNITISSGGWALSSCSGDQAVFSTSGQSNNTVYTVTVSTAVTDASGNPMASSYQFAYTTEMAGEGITVCATGCDYGTIQPAIDAASDGDTISVYEGTYSENINFNGKEITVQSVYDDNDPVIQGTGANSPVVTFSSGETSSAVLDGFTIDNQAGAGSLSRGISITGGSYPTISDCTIQGNEVISTWVNGAGIYISGATAVITDTTFHQNSGSSGGAVYGTALTAPLAISNSSFTSNTARNGGAVYIASSGQPTVITGSTFSGNTATGQNGGAIYGNASPISLSGSTVTGNTSAQDGAGICMNGASAALTVYNGSHIDSNSGRYGGGIYGWTGSVISISDSSVDSNTSLSGGAIYLNATVGTSTFVDTSISGNSATDTHGGGIYSNSALSLDGCTVDGNSSTLDGAGIYLVGASATASANGGTVSNNTGRYGGGIYQGAGASLTVTDASINGNSAISGIGSGGGIYAVGTTLDVDGTNIKGNRSSAYGGGIYNSGTAVTITNSMITGNTNDQQAYSDGGGIYSAGTLDVVNSTIAGNYTQRFGGGLRINSGTATVRNSIIWGNSSGGAGTQISGAPTVSYTDVEGGYSGSGNIDADPLFVDFQQATAGNPTTLGDFHILEGSPCRNWANNPDAPADDIDSDIRPQEGFADMGADEFIADPGTPAAPSIGTPAALSATSIRWNFSDNAGNEDGFRVHDALDNIKASSASPDLSFLDEAGLAANTSYT; this is translated from the coding sequence ATGACCGCCGCACCTGCGGGTCTTGTGCATCATTTCTTCCTGATCCTTCTGCTGGTCGCGCTGGTCATTGGTGTGATCATGGCTTATGCCGTATCCCGCCATGACGATCAGGCGCGAGACCTGAGGCTGCAGTGGACTGGTGAAAAAGGGTATGACGCTGACGGGGTCGACCCTGATTTCGGCGCGGCTGGAGAATACAGGTTCAGAGTCGATTATCTCGATTCCCAGAATACCAGGCCGGCCACTATCCAGGTATGGGTTGATACAAATGACGATGGTGAATATCAGCCTGACGAGAAGTTCCCCCTGGACGCGACCGACCCCAAGGACGCAGATTTCAGAGATGGCGCGCGTTATGCCACGAATCTGGAACTATCTCATTACGGTGATGGTCAGTTGAGCTATCGCTTCTTCGCCAGCAGCGATAAGGATGAAGCAGCGGGAGAGCCGACTGCGTCAAGGCTCGTAACCGTGATCGGTGACGCGCCACTGCTCACCTGGACGGCCGAGCCAGGATATATCGTCGACGGCGTCAACCCCGACTCGGGTCCAGCCGGCGACTTCGTGTTCAGGGTCGACTACCGGCAGACAGCCAATGAAGCTCCGACGGCCATCCAGGTCTGGATCGACTCTGATGATAATGGCCGATTTTCCGCACAGGAACAATATAGTCTGGCACCGACAGACCTGTTCGATATTGACATGGTAGATGGCAAACGCTACAGCAGGACCTTGCCGCTCTCGTATGCCGGCGACGGGAATCTGAGTTATCGTTTTTACGCGAATGACGGCGCCGACTCCGCTGAAGGCGCGCCGACCGCCGAGCGGACCGTGACCATCACCAGGGATGACGATGCATCTGCCTGGATCCCTTATGGCGTCGCTGGTACAGGAACTAGTTATTATGATTCCTCTACAGGCCAGGATTATTCAGGCGGAAGTTCAGAGCCTGGAGGCGGCCAGGATGAGCCCGGCGGCGGGACTCCTTCGGATGAACCGGATGTTCAGGATACGACCAGGCCATCATCGCTGGTATCCACACCTCAAAATGGTTCCATGATCAACGGCGGCGCTGCGGATCCCTATATCGTTCGCGGTACTGCCAGCGATAATGTCGCTGTGCAGCGCGTGGAGATCTCCACGGATGGTGGCTACAGCTGGAGTCTTGCTGATTGTACTGGTTGCTCGGGTTCCAGCGTGAGCTGGAGTTTCGACTGGACCCTGCCGGTCGACGGCAGCTTCGGGGTCGTCAGCCGCGCGATTGACACTGCCGGAAACGTCGAGGCGCCGGTGGTCGGCAACAGCGTCCTTGTCGACAGGACCCCGCCGATGCATGTGACCGAGCCGCTGGTGGATGCATTGTCCGCGACAGCAATCGAGCTTTCCTGGACGCCGACGGAAGACACCGGCGGCTCCGGGCTTGCCGGATACACGGTGGAGCGCGCCGCTGACGCAGGCGGGTCGCCGGGCGGATTCAGCCAGTTTGCCGTGACCACTGACAACGGTTATGCGGATGCGAGCCTGAGCGCCAACAGCATGTACTGGTACAGGCTGAAGGCATTCGATGCTGCAGGGAACGAAAGCCACTACTGCACCTGCGTTCTTGGCTACACCCTCCCCACCGCCCCGAGCCTCACCGCTGACAAGACCACTTCCACCTGGTACGCGACAGCTGATGTCACCTTCAACAACATCGCCGGCTTCGGCCCGGGCGGGGTTCAGTACTACCGTTACAGCTGGGATCAGTCACCGACCCACAGCTTCACCGATACCGAGACCCAGTGGAGCTCCGGGACGCTCACCAGGACCTCGCTTGTCACCGGCTCGTGGTACCTGCACGTGAAGTCTTATAACTCCGAAGGCGCCTCTAATGGCACTGTGGACTACGGCCCATACTATTATGACGGCGTGGCGCCCACCGGCCTTGCCAACCAGGCGCCACTGAACGGAGCCATCGACCAGGCGACCAGCATCTTAGTAGAGTCGGGCACCGCCACCGATTCGGGCTCCGGCCAGATACAGTACTACTTCGAGGTAGCCCGCGACTCCGGCTTCACTACCGGCCTGCAGGCAAGCGGCTGGCAGAGCGGCACCAGCTTCGCGCCCTCACTCGATAACGCCACCACCTACTACTGGCACGTGAAGGCCAGAGACGGAGTCTTAAACGAGACCAGCTATACGGCAGCCTGGTCGTTCACGACCACCGACGTGGCCCCGGCTGCTCCTTCGATCGGCACTCCTGCGGCCCTCTCGGCTACGTCGGTCAGGTGGAACTTCACCGACAACGCCGGCAACGAGACCGGCTTCAGGGTCCATGACGCGCTCGACAACATAAAGGCAAGCTCCGCATCACCCGATCTGTCCTTCCTGGACGAAGCGGGGCTTGCCGCTAACACAAGTTACACCAGGCATGTACACGCTTATAACGGCGCCGGCGACTCGGTCGCCAGTTCCTCAGCATCCATCTACACACTCCCTGCTGCCCCGAGCCTGACTGCCGACAAGACCACTTCCACCTGGTACGCGACAGCTGACGTCACCTTCACCAACATCGCCGGCTTCGGCCCGGGCGGGGTGGAGCACTACCGTTACGCCTGGGATCAGAACCCGACCCACAGCTTCACCGACACCGAGACCCAGTGGAGCTCCGGGACGCTGATGAAGACCGCGAATCTGAACGGAGGCTGGTACCTGCACGTGAAGTCCTACAACGTCGACGGCGCCTCTAACGGAACCGATGATTATGGACCGTACAACTATGACGGCAGCGCCCCGAGCGTTACTTCCTTCACGGCGACGACGCCTTCGAACAGCCCGAACATCCCGATCACATCTTTCAATGCGACTGACAACATCGCTGTGACCGGCTATCAGATAACCACATCTCCGACAGCTCCGCTTGCTGGTGACGGCGGCTGGCAGGGTGCAGCCCAGGCAAACTATACAGTTGCAGCAGACGGCACCTACACGCTCTATCCATGGGCAAAGGACGCCGCTGGCAACGTCACAGCCGTGTTTGATACTCCGAGAACTGTTGTTGTGGATACAATCCCGCCGACGGTAGATTCGACCCTGCCGGGCAATGGCGCCACTGCGGTCGGCCTGAACAGCAGCGTGAGTGTTTACTTCAGCGAAGACGTCGACTGTTCGACCGTGAACACCACCAACATCACCATCAGCTCCGGCGGCTGGGCGCTCTCGAGCTGCTCCGGCGACCAGGCGGTCTTTAGTACGAGCGGCCAGAGCAACAATACCGTATACACGGTAACTGTCTCGACAGCCGTGACCGACGCCAGCGGCAATCCCATGGCTTCGAGTTATCAGTTCGCATATACGACCGAGATGGCTGGCGAAGGTATCACTGTCTGCGCGACAGGCTGCGACTACGGAACCATACAGCCGGCTATCGATGCTGCCTCCGATGGAGACACGATCAGCGTCTACGAAGGCACCTACAGCGAGAACATCAATTTCAACGGCAAGGAAATCACGGTTCAGTCAGTTTACGATGACAATGATCCGGTGATCCAGGGGACCGGCGCCAACAGTCCGGTTGTGACGTTCTCGAGCGGTGAGACATCGAGCGCGGTGCTCGATGGTTTCACTATCGATAATCAGGCCGGAGCGGGCTCCCTGAGCCGGGGCATCTCGATCACAGGCGGATCTTATCCGACCATCAGCGACTGTACGATACAGGGTAATGAAGTCATCTCAACCTGGGTGAACGGAGCCGGCATCTATATCAGTGGAGCCACGGCTGTTATAACCGATACGACCTTCCACCAGAATTCAGGCAGCAGCGGCGGCGCCGTCTATGGCACTGCTCTGACGGCGCCTCTTGCCATCAGCAACAGCAGTTTCACCAGTAACACGGCAAGGAACGGCGGGGCTGTTTATATTGCCAGCTCCGGCCAGCCGACCGTGATAACCGGCTCGACTTTCAGCGGCAACACCGCAACGGGGCAGAATGGAGGAGCAATCTATGGAAACGCATCTCCCATTTCGCTCTCGGGAAGCACCGTCACCGGCAACACTTCCGCCCAGGATGGCGCCGGCATCTGCATGAATGGCGCGTCGGCGGCACTGACCGTCTATAACGGCAGCCATATCGACAGCAATTCTGGAAGATACGGCGGCGGCATCTACGGTTGGACCGGTTCAGTGATCTCCATCAGCGATAGCTCCGTAGACTCGAACACGAGCCTGTCGGGAGGCGCCATCTACCTGAATGCCACGGTGGGTACGTCCACATTCGTCGACACGAGCATCAGTGGCAATTCAGCTACTGACACTCATGGCGGTGGCATCTATTCGAACTCGGCCCTGTCGCTGGACGGATGTACTGTCGATGGCAACAGCTCGACTCTCGATGGTGCCGGCATCTATCTGGTCGGCGCTTCAGCTACGGCTTCGGCAAACGGCGGCACGGTCAGTAACAATACCGGGCGTTACGGCGGTGGTATCTATCAGGGTGCCGGCGCCAGCCTGACGGTGACTGATGCTTCCATCAACGGCAACAGTGCCATATCCGGCATCGGCTCCGGCGGCGGCATCTACGCAGTCGGTACGACCCTGGACGTCGATGGAACGAATATCAAGGGCAATCGCAGCAGCGCTTATGGTGGTGGCATCTATAACAGCGGTACAGCCGTGACCATCACCAATTCGATGATCACTGGCAACACTAATGATCAGCAGGCTTACAGCGATGGCGGCGGCATCTACAGCGCTGGTACGCTGGATGTGGTCAACAGCACCATTGCAGGAAATTATACTCAGCGCTTCGGTGGCGGCCTCAGGATCAATTCGGGG